In Cryptomeria japonica chromosome 10, Sugi_1.0, whole genome shotgun sequence, a genomic segment contains:
- the LOC131859287 gene encoding uncharacterized protein LOC131859287, whose amino-acid sequence MSRENGGCRGFFSCLGGIANVFLDFFGLRRTLHNTNQQLEEDLGDNGRQAVTGQAIQSPIASDPAVKDPKPPTSLGVNKGKDPQTDIAITSATKDTKPPISPGANKGKDPQTDIATTSAAKDPKPPTSPGVNKGKDPQTDIAITSATKDPKPPISPGANKGKDPQTDIAITSAAKDPKPPTSSGVNKRKDPQIDIAITSAAKDPKPPTSPGANKRKGPQTDIVITSATKDLKPPTSPGANKGKDPKTDIDITSVAKDRKPPTSPGANKGKGPQTDIAIPSSHHV is encoded by the exons ATGAGTCGAGAAAATGGTGGGTGTAGAGGTTTCTTTTCCTGTTTGGGAGgaattgcaaatgtttttcttgatttttttggtttGAGAAGAACATTGCACAACACCAATCAACAGTTGGAAG AAGATTTGGGTGACAATGGACGACAGGCCGTGACTGGACAAGCAATTCAATCGCCCATTGCA AGTGATCCAGCTGTGAAGGATCCAAAACCACCCACCTCTCTGGGTGTGAATAAAGGGAAGGATCCACAGACTGATATAGCCATAACATCAGCTACAAAGGATACAAAACCACCCATTTCTCCGGGTGCTAATAAAGGGAAGGATCCACAGACTGATATAGCCACAACATCAGCTGCAAAGGATCCAAAACCACCCACTTCTCCGGGTGTGAATAAAGGGAAGGATCCACAGACTGATATAGCCATAACATCAGCTACAAAGGATCCAAAACCACCCATTTCTCCGGGTGCTAATAAAGGGAAGGATCCACAGACTGATATAGCCATAACATCAGCTGCAAAGGATCCAAAACCACCCACTTCTTCAGGTGTGAATAAAAGGAAGGATCCACAGATTGATATAGCCATAACATCAGCTGCAAAGGATCCAAAACCACCCACTTCTCCGGGTGCTAATAAAAGGAAGGGTCCACAGACTGATATAGTCATAACATCAGCTACAAAGGATCTAAAACCACCCACTTCTCCGGGTGCTAATAAAGGGAAGGATCCAAAGACTGATATAGACATAACATCAGTTGCAAAGGATCGAAAACCACCCACTTCTCCGGGTGCTAATAAAGGGAAGGGTCCACAGACTGATATAGCCATACCATCTTCTCACCATGTATAA